One window of the Streptococcus parasanguinis ATCC 15912 genome contains the following:
- a CDS encoding AAA family ATPase has translation MKKDLTLKLFGPPKVVFNQKDIRFSFSKMEALLYYLAVMGQVNRDEIAGILWGDKENQVARKNLRNTVYQANKIFEGDIIVSPSRSSLALNPDLSLSLDVQLFEKDPLSALDLYRGDFLEGFYVKDDEDFDQWASRKRDAYRKLYVESCYQKIEQVGFADPSIEWLLHHLVELDEYEEKNYQLLMEYYSFHHQLGKFFETYYKLVDLLDRELSVRPSRAIEELYHSVLEAKRTHKLTNCLNIRELSFFGRKQELSQLEEYLSLVETGEAVGPFLVMGQSGTGKKRLLRQLVLMSNRSFNFIKVEGKATSQRYEGSSWNDLRQALEKLGDEMGISLLEEEDDLISVWNQLQGLSKEKPLLILLENAQWIDVASLEKVKQLEERRNQEKWQLIFTAEEPLPDFFVNFLGSLKVEKRLSQLELTNFDPSESRALLKGELGAIEPAVMEQMVEWSEGSPFLLSSYIEEWKENENLEPLPDIIQAYLSQELGDMSSEEEALLHYLSCFHKPISLSILAELTATELPVLTELIETLSERAIVSIVEEGEALMVQFCKQLVAMYFYHLLSPARRRLFHQQIAQKLEETLEDSTDLLLYKEIAYQYKQSQNLLRSLSFELTYLEEILQLEHELFPIYSKVDEGVLSDGTNSHLDIFGELSRIRQELDNLFSRHQRDREYKYLQLRYLYLEGRYFIRSGEYQKGIHDIQKVISYARELKQSDFLLEGYRQIIYYCIQTENISEMAYYTDLALEDAIQANNHEVIAIQLRLKGLYHLMVGDEEQATRHLYRSIDCFSLTNSMQAKYAIQIAASLAYLAEIEQVRGHFQVAVTHLEEVLRLVGDQAVDSVRVVFDIDLGIAYYWKGDLIQARLCFDRAQKILSSVRFPWKEELLEFYQSLIACQQGDQEKVADYLARKERTMKPSANSRDKGMVHYLLAFLSNQKEKGEELAPALSTFLKEDKNYYKKVAEQHLNPYRDRQFLKKLKDL, from the coding sequence ATGAAGAAAGATCTCACGTTAAAGTTATTTGGACCCCCTAAGGTTGTTTTCAATCAGAAAGATATTCGGTTTTCTTTTTCGAAGATGGAGGCCTTACTTTATTACTTGGCAGTCATGGGCCAGGTCAACCGCGATGAAATCGCCGGTATTCTTTGGGGAGATAAGGAAAACCAAGTAGCTCGCAAAAACTTACGGAATACGGTTTACCAAGCCAATAAAATCTTTGAAGGAGATATCATTGTCTCACCAAGTCGGAGCAGTTTGGCCCTTAATCCCGACTTGAGTCTTTCTTTGGATGTTCAGCTTTTTGAAAAAGATCCACTAAGTGCCTTGGATCTTTATCGGGGAGACTTTTTAGAGGGCTTCTATGTCAAGGATGATGAAGACTTTGATCAGTGGGCTTCTCGCAAACGAGATGCTTATAGGAAGCTCTATGTCGAAAGCTGCTATCAAAAAATTGAGCAGGTCGGTTTTGCAGATCCTAGTATAGAATGGTTACTCCATCATTTGGTAGAGCTGGATGAATATGAAGAGAAAAACTACCAGCTCTTGATGGAGTATTATAGCTTCCATCACCAGCTAGGAAAATTTTTCGAGACCTATTATAAGCTAGTTGATTTATTGGATCGCGAGCTCAGTGTGCGTCCCAGTCGAGCGATTGAGGAACTTTATCACTCCGTTTTGGAAGCCAAACGAACTCATAAACTGACCAATTGCTTGAATATCCGTGAACTTTCCTTCTTTGGTCGGAAACAAGAACTCTCGCAACTCGAGGAATACCTTTCCTTAGTCGAGACGGGTGAGGCGGTAGGTCCTTTTCTCGTGATGGGGCAATCTGGAACAGGTAAGAAACGTCTCTTGCGGCAGTTGGTCTTGATGTCCAATCGCAGTTTTAACTTTATCAAGGTGGAAGGAAAAGCTACCAGTCAACGCTACGAAGGAAGCAGCTGGAATGATCTCAGACAAGCGCTAGAGAAACTGGGGGATGAGATGGGGATTTCCCTTCTGGAAGAGGAGGATGATCTCATTTCTGTATGGAATCAGCTTCAAGGCCTTAGCAAAGAAAAACCGCTCCTGATCCTGCTTGAAAACGCTCAGTGGATCGATGTAGCGTCTCTAGAAAAAGTGAAACAACTTGAGGAGAGAAGAAACCAGGAGAAATGGCAACTAATTTTTACGGCTGAAGAGCCTCTGCCAGATTTCTTCGTTAACTTCTTGGGGAGCTTAAAGGTAGAGAAACGGCTGTCTCAACTAGAGTTGACCAATTTTGATCCTAGTGAAAGTCGTGCTCTCTTGAAAGGGGAACTGGGAGCAATAGAGCCGGCAGTGATGGAGCAGATGGTCGAATGGAGTGAAGGCAGTCCGTTCTTGCTGTCCAGCTATATCGAAGAGTGGAAAGAAAATGAAAATTTAGAGCCCTTGCCGGATATCATTCAAGCTTATCTTTCTCAGGAACTCGGGGACATGAGCAGTGAGGAAGAGGCCCTTCTTCACTACTTATCTTGTTTTCATAAGCCGATCTCCCTGTCCATCCTGGCGGAATTGACGGCTACAGAGCTTCCTGTTTTGACAGAATTAATCGAGACTTTATCTGAAAGAGCGATCGTCTCAATCGTGGAAGAAGGCGAGGCTCTCATGGTTCAATTCTGCAAGCAATTGGTAGCCATGTACTTTTACCATCTTCTTTCGCCAGCTAGACGGCGGCTCTTCCACCAACAAATTGCGCAAAAATTGGAAGAAACTTTAGAAGATTCGACGGACCTTCTTCTTTATAAGGAAATTGCCTACCAATACAAGCAATCCCAAAATCTTTTGCGTTCCTTATCTTTTGAGTTGACCTATTTAGAAGAAATCCTTCAGCTGGAGCATGAGCTGTTTCCGATATATTCCAAGGTAGATGAGGGGGTCCTATCAGATGGTACAAATAGTCATTTGGACATTTTTGGAGAGCTATCCCGCATACGCCAAGAATTAGATAACCTCTTTTCAAGGCACCAAAGAGATAGAGAATACAAGTATTTACAATTGCGTTACTTGTACCTAGAAGGTCGCTATTTTATTCGAAGTGGGGAGTATCAAAAGGGGATTCATGATATCCAAAAAGTCATCTCCTATGCGCGGGAACTCAAGCAATCCGACTTCCTCTTAGAGGGTTATCGGCAAATCATTTATTATTGCATTCAAACTGAAAATATCTCTGAGATGGCCTATTATACAGATTTGGCTTTGGAAGATGCCATCCAAGCTAATAATCATGAGGTCATCGCGATCCAGTTGCGTTTGAAGGGCTTGTATCACCTGATGGTTGGGGATGAGGAGCAGGCGACCCGGCATCTGTATCGTTCTATTGATTGCTTTAGTTTGACCAATAGCATGCAGGCCAAGTATGCCATTCAAATTGCGGCTTCTTTGGCCTACCTCGCTGAAATCGAGCAAGTGAGAGGCCATTTCCAAGTAGCCGTCACCCACTTAGAAGAGGTTCTACGTTTGGTGGGAGATCAAGCTGTTGATTCCGTCCGTGTCGTATTTGATATTGATCTTGGGATCGCCTATTATTGGAAGGGAGATTTGATCCAAGCTCGCCTCTGTTTTGACAGAGCTCAGAAGATTTTGTCCAGTGTTCGTTTCCCTTGGAAGGAAGAATTGCTCGAATTTTACCAATCCTTGATTGCTTGTCAGCAAGGGGATCAGGAGAAGGTTGCGGATTATCTGGCTCGAAAAGAAAGGACGATGAAACCATCTGCTAATTCACGGGATAAGGGGATGGTTCATTATCTATTAGCATTCTTATCTAATCAAAAGGAGAAGGGAGAAGAGCTCGCTCCTGCCCTGAGCACCTTCTTGAAAGAAGATAAGAATTACTACAAAAAGGTGGCAGAGCAACACTTAAATCCCTATAGAGATCGTCAGTTTCTTAAGAAATTAAAAGACCTGTAG